The following coding sequences are from one Tissierella sp. window:
- the mce gene encoding methylmalonyl-CoA epimerase codes for MVGKVDHIGIAVKNLDETLKFYEDILGMKCVEKEVVEEQKVKVAFLPIGDTEVELLESTEEDGPIAKFIEKKGEGIQHIAYKVDDIEKAIEELKEKGIRMIDEKPRYGAGGAKIAFLHPKSTFGVLIELCQRD; via the coding sequence ATGGTTGGTAAAGTTGATCATATTGGTATTGCTGTAAAGAACTTAGATGAAACACTTAAGTTTTATGAAGATATATTAGGTATGAAATGTGTAGAGAAGGAAGTAGTAGAGGAGCAAAAAGTTAAAGTTGCATTTTTACCTATAGGAGATACTGAAGTAGAATTACTTGAATCAACAGAGGAAGATGGACCTATAGCTAAATTTATAGAGAAAAAGGGTGAAGGAATTCAACATATTGCTTATAAAGTAGATGATATTGAAAAAGCAATAGAAGAGTTAAAAGAAAAAGGAATTAGAATGATAGATGAAAAGCCAAGATATGGTGCAGGTGGTGCAAAGATAGCCTTTTTACATCCAAAATCAACATTTGGAGTGCTTATAGAGCTTTGTCAAAGGGATTAA
- a CDS encoding carboxyl transferase domain-containing protein, translating to MKEKIERLLETKKKIELGGGESRIEKHHKSGKLTARERINLLFDEGSFVEIDKFVEHRCTNFDMDKVEAPADGVVTGYGTVDGRLVFTYAQDFTVVGGSLGEMHAAKICKVQDMALKMGAPIVGFNDSGGARIQEGVDALSGYGKIFYRNTISSGVIPQISVIMGPSAGGAVYSPALTDFIFMVDKTSMMFITGPQVIKSVTGEEVTQEELGGASTHNTTSGVAHFIDNTEAECIERIKELLSYLPSNNLEEAPIYTIEDEINRVEEKLNELIPVNPNKPYDMKEIIRLLADAGEFFEVQPYYAQNILTGYIRLNGKTIGVIGNQPKVLAGCLDINASDKAGRFIRTCDAFNIPLLNLVDVPGFLPGTTQEYGGIIRHGAKMLYAYSEATVPKVTLIVRKAYGGAYLAMCSKDLGADQVFAWPNAEIAVMGPDGAANIIFKKEIENSEDPINTRQEKIAEYRDTIANPYIAAQRGFVDDVIVPSTTRPRLISAFDMLESKRENRPAKKHGNMPV from the coding sequence ATGAAGGAAAAAATTGAAAGGCTCCTAGAAACCAAGAAGAAAATTGAACTTGGGGGCGGAGAAAGTAGGATTGAAAAACATCACAAGTCTGGGAAACTAACAGCAAGAGAAAGGATTAATCTATTATTTGATGAAGGTAGCTTCGTAGAAATAGATAAGTTTGTTGAGCATAGATGCACAAACTTTGATATGGATAAAGTAGAAGCTCCTGCTGATGGTGTAGTAACAGGTTATGGTACAGTAGATGGTAGACTTGTATTTACCTATGCTCAAGATTTTACAGTAGTTGGAGGATCTTTAGGTGAAATGCATGCTGCAAAGATTTGTAAGGTTCAAGATATGGCATTGAAAATGGGAGCACCAATTGTAGGATTCAATGATTCAGGTGGAGCAAGAATCCAAGAAGGTGTAGATGCATTGTCAGGATATGGAAAGATATTCTATAGAAACACTATTTCATCTGGTGTTATACCTCAAATTTCAGTTATAATGGGACCTTCAGCAGGTGGAGCAGTTTATTCACCAGCATTAACTGATTTTATTTTCATGGTAGATAAAACTAGTATGATGTTCATTACTGGACCACAAGTAATTAAATCTGTAACAGGTGAAGAAGTTACTCAAGAAGAATTAGGTGGAGCAAGTACACACAATACTACATCTGGAGTAGCTCATTTCATAGATAATACTGAAGCAGAATGTATTGAAAGAATCAAGGAATTATTATCTTATTTACCTTCCAACAATTTAGAAGAAGCACCGATTTATACTATTGAAGATGAAATAAACAGAGTTGAAGAAAAACTTAACGAATTAATTCCTGTAAATCCTAACAAGCCATATGATATGAAAGAAATCATAAGACTTTTAGCAGATGCAGGAGAATTCTTCGAAGTACAACCATATTATGCACAAAATATTTTAACTGGATATATAAGATTAAATGGAAAAACCATAGGTGTAATTGGTAACCAACCTAAGGTTTTAGCAGGATGTTTAGATATCAATGCTTCAGATAAAGCAGGAAGATTCATAAGAACATGTGATGCCTTCAATATTCCTTTATTGAACTTAGTAGATGTACCAGGCTTCTTACCAGGGACAACTCAAGAATATGGCGGAATTATTAGACATGGTGCAAAGATGCTCTATGCTTATAGTGAAGCAACAGTTCCAAAGGTTACATTAATAGTGAGAAAGGCTTATGGTGGAGCATATCTAGCTATGTGTTCAAAGGATTTGGGAGCAGATCAAGTGTTTGCTTGGCCAAATGCTGAAATCGCAGTTATGGGACCAGATGGAGCTGCTAATATTATATTTAAAAAAGAAATTGAAAACTCTGAGGATCCAATAAACACAAGACAAGAAAAGATTGCTGAATATAGAGATACAATAGCGAATCCATATATAGCAGCACAAAGAGGCTTTGTAGACGATGTAATCGTTCCAAGCACTACAAGACCAAGACTTATATCTGCCTTTGATATGTTAGAGTCTAAGAGAGAAAACAGACCTGCAAAAAAACATGGCAATATGCCAGTTTAA
- a CDS encoding OadG family transporter subunit has product MGNNISFGDSLIITVFSMVVVFAALLALATLISILKNLSKERKIEATTKPSEPVKAKGVAPTELVEASNDEELVAVIAAAIAASLGVSVPDINIKSIRRVSQSTPAWAAMGRQERIYGKL; this is encoded by the coding sequence TTGGGTAATAATATTAGTTTTGGAGATAGTTTAATAATTACTGTATTTAGTATGGTAGTTGTTTTTGCAGCTTTACTTGCTCTTGCAACACTTATATCCATACTGAAAAATTTAAGTAAGGAAAGAAAAATTGAGGCTACGACAAAGCCATCAGAACCAGTTAAGGCTAAAGGAGTTGCACCAACAGAATTAGTGGAAGCTTCTAATGATGAAGAGTTAGTAGCAGTTATTGCTGCAGCTATAGCAGCAAGTTTAGGAGTTAGTGTACCTGATATAAATATAAAAAGTATTAGAAGGGTATCTCAAAGCACTCCAGCTTGGGCAGCCATGGGTAGACAAGAGCGTATATATGGTAAATTATAA
- a CDS encoding DUF2118 domain-containing protein has translation MRKFMINVNGNSYEVEVEEIVGGVAQKSVATTPTPVAPKAAPAQVAPTVPAPKVEKKEVVVSAGQEVIEAPMPGTILRVDVKEGDTVKAGDILLILEAMKMENEIVAPRDGVIAAISASTGNTVNTGDKLVVLD, from the coding sequence ATGAGAAAGTTTATGATAAATGTAAATGGAAATTCCTATGAGGTTGAAGTTGAGGAAATTGTAGGAGGAGTAGCACAAAAATCTGTAGCAACAACACCGACACCAGTAGCACCTAAAGCAGCACCAGCACAAGTGGCACCAACAGTGCCAGCTCCAAAGGTAGAGAAAAAAGAAGTTGTAGTATCTGCAGGGCAAGAAGTTATTGAGGCTCCAATGCCAGGTACTATATTAAGAGTCGATGTAAAAGAGGGCGATACAGTTAAAGCTGGGGATATTTTACTTATTCTAGAAGCTATGAAAATGGAAAATGAAATAGTAGCTCCAAGAGATGGAGTTATTGCAGCTATAAGTGCTTCCACAGGAAATACTGTAAATACTGGAGATAAATTAGTAGTATTAGACTAA
- a CDS encoding sodium ion-translocating decarboxylase subunit beta, with protein MNLVDILLDFFQSTGFAAITLGQAIMLLVSFVLLYLAIARGFEPLLLIPIAFGMLLANLPLAGLMSPPQDGQAGGLLYYLYQGVKLGIYPPLIFLGVGAMTDFGPLIANPRSILLGAAAQFGIFVTFVGATLLGFTGPEAASIGIIGGADGPTALYLTSKLAPHLLGPIAVAAYSYMALVPIIQPPIMKALTTKAEREVVMDQLRPVSKKEKVIFPIVVTVMVSLLLPSAASLVGLLMFGNLFRESLLTDRLSKTAQNELMNIVTIFLGTTVGATANAETFLTPQTLKIIALGLIAFSIGTAAGVIFGKIMYKTSGGKVNPLIGSAGVSAVPMAARVSQKVGQEANPRNFLLMHAMGPNVAGVIGSAVAAGLLLNFFGG; from the coding sequence ATGAATTTAGTAGATATATTGCTGGACTTTTTTCAGAGTACAGGATTTGCTGCCATTACTTTAGGACAGGCAATAATGCTTTTGGTATCCTTTGTGCTTTTATATTTAGCTATTGCTAGGGGATTTGAGCCCCTATTACTTATTCCAATTGCATTTGGGATGCTACTTGCTAACTTGCCATTAGCAGGATTGATGTCTCCGCCTCAAGATGGACAGGCAGGAGGATTATTATATTACTTATATCAGGGAGTCAAATTGGGTATATACCCTCCTCTTATATTCCTTGGTGTTGGTGCTATGACAGATTTTGGTCCACTTATTGCAAATCCAAGAAGTATATTACTTGGAGCAGCAGCACAATTTGGTATCTTTGTTACTTTCGTAGGTGCAACATTGCTAGGATTTACAGGACCAGAAGCAGCAAGTATAGGCATCATAGGTGGTGCTGATGGACCGACAGCTCTATATTTAACATCAAAACTTGCACCTCATTTATTAGGACCTATAGCTGTAGCAGCTTATTCTTATATGGCATTAGTACCAATTATTCAACCGCCAATTATGAAGGCTCTAACAACTAAAGCAGAAAGAGAAGTAGTGATGGATCAATTAAGACCAGTATCAAAGAAAGAGAAAGTAATTTTCCCTATAGTGGTTACGGTTATGGTTTCCTTATTGTTACCTTCAGCAGCTTCTTTAGTAGGTTTGTTGATGTTTGGTAACCTATTTAGAGAATCATTACTTACTGACAGGTTGTCAAAAACAGCTCAAAACGAGTTAATGAATATTGTTACCATATTCTTAGGTACTACTGTAGGAGCTACAGCCAATGCGGAAACTTTCCTTACACCTCAGACATTAAAAATTATTGCACTAGGACTAATAGCTTTCTCTATAGGTACAGCAGCAGGAGTAATATTTGGAAAAATTATGTATAAGACCTCAGGTGGAAAAGTTAATCCATTAATAGGTTCAGCTGGAGTATCGGCAGTACCGATGGCAGCAAGAGTATCACAAAAAGTTGGACAAGAAGCAAACCCAAGAAACTTCTTATTGATGCATGCTATGGGACCAAATGTAGCAGGAGTAATAGGTTCCGCCGTAGCAGCAGGATTGCTATTGAATTTCTTTGGAGGCTAA
- a CDS encoding P1 family peptidase — protein MYKGYITDINGIVAGHSQSEEGMTGCTVIICEKGATGGVDVRGSAPGTRETDLFKAEKMVDKVHAVVLSGGSAFGLEASSGVMKYLEEQGIGFDVGVTKVPIVASAVIFDLNIGDHRIRPDFQMGYIAAKKANAQEQLQGNIGCGMGATIGKILGPQNAMKSGLGSATVRVGNLIVSAMVSVNSFGDIYDFKSNNQIAGVYDYENGKLLNSISIMKENNKELGFNVQNTTIGAIVTNAILTKAEANKISQMAHNGFARSINPIHTMVDGDTIFTMATNEVKGDISLVGTLAAEAMSMAITNGIVFADSSNGLKAYKDI, from the coding sequence GTGTATAAAGGGTATATAACAGATATAAATGGAATAGTAGCTGGTCATTCTCAGTCTGAAGAAGGTATGACAGGATGTACTGTAATTATATGTGAGAAAGGTGCAACCGGTGGAGTAGATGTAAGAGGCTCAGCTCCTGGGACCAGGGAGACAGATTTGTTTAAAGCAGAGAAAATGGTAGATAAGGTTCATGCAGTGGTTTTATCAGGTGGTTCAGCATTTGGATTGGAAGCTTCATCGGGAGTGATGAAATACCTAGAAGAGCAAGGTATTGGATTCGATGTAGGTGTGACTAAGGTGCCAATCGTTGCATCTGCAGTCATATTCGATTTGAATATCGGAGACCATAGGATAAGGCCTGACTTTCAAATGGGATATATAGCTGCTAAGAAAGCCAATGCTCAAGAGCAACTACAAGGAAATATAGGATGTGGTATGGGGGCAACTATAGGTAAAATCCTAGGACCACAAAATGCAATGAAATCAGGACTAGGTTCCGCTACTGTTAGAGTGGGAAATTTAATTGTATCAGCAATGGTTTCTGTCAATAGTTTTGGTGACATATATGATTTTAAGAGCAATAACCAGATTGCAGGAGTATATGATTATGAGAATGGAAAATTATTAAACTCAATAAGTATCATGAAAGAAAACAATAAGGAACTAGGTTTTAATGTACAAAACACCACCATAGGTGCAATAGTTACAAATGCAATTTTGACAAAAGCTGAGGCAAATAAGATTTCTCAAATGGCTCACAATGGTTTTGCAAGGTCTATAAACCCAATCCATACAATGGTAGACGGTGATACAATATTTACTATGGCTACTAATGAAGTTAAAGGGGATATAAGTCTAGTAGGTACATTAGCAGCTGAGGCAATGAGTATGGCTATAACAAACGGAATAGTGTTTGCAGATAGTTCAAATGGGTTAAAAGCTTATAAGGATATTTAG
- a CDS encoding ECF transporter S component, whose translation MEKEKKVFNLKKMVVIALLGAISVVLGMTPIGFIPVGPTRATIMHIPVIIGAIMEGPVVGGFVGLIFGLFSIYQALTTPTPVSFVFLNPLVSILPRILIGITTYYVYNTLRKIGKNKTIGLLYLIWIGIIAYLSYGIYINLVNEKSIWLTLMNIALIILTLGIAYLTQVKFKDKALDVIISSAVGTLTNTLGVLSMIYLLYAEKFVEALGGDVTTARKIIFGIGLTNGIPETIIAIIIVTSVVGALRSKR comes from the coding sequence GTGGAAAAAGAAAAAAAGGTATTTAATTTAAAGAAGATGGTAGTTATAGCATTACTTGGAGCAATTTCAGTAGTCCTTGGTATGACCCCTATAGGTTTTATACCTGTAGGACCAACTAGAGCAACTATAATGCACATACCTGTAATTATAGGGGCTATAATGGAAGGACCAGTTGTAGGTGGATTTGTTGGGCTGATATTTGGCTTATTTAGCATTTACCAAGCATTGACTACTCCAACGCCTGTGTCATTTGTGTTTTTGAATCCATTGGTATCTATATTACCTAGAATTTTAATTGGCATTACTACTTATTATGTATATAATACTCTAAGAAAAATAGGTAAGAATAAGACCATTGGACTTCTTTACTTAATATGGATAGGTATTATAGCTTATTTATCTTATGGTATATATATTAATTTAGTGAATGAAAAGAGTATATGGTTAACATTGATGAATATTGCACTTATAATTCTAACTCTAGGAATAGCTTATTTAACTCAAGTTAAATTTAAAGATAAAGCTTTAGATGTTATAATATCTTCTGCTGTTGGTACACTGACAAATACTTTAGGTGTTTTATCAATGATATACCTATTATATGCAGAGAAATTTGTAGAAGCATTAGGTGGAGATGTGACCACTGCAAGAAAAATTATATTTGGTATAGGCTTGACAAATGGTATACCAGAGACGATTATAGCAATTATAATTGTGACCTCTGTAGTAGGAGCACTGAGGAGCAAAAGATAA
- a CDS encoding type III pantothenate kinase — translation MKLLLLVIDVGNTNIVFGVFKDEELLYDWRIATERDRTSDEYGLLFEQIFRYHKIDPAEVENVIISSVVPPLMHTLPAMSAKYFNIDPIVVGPGVKTGMNIKYDNPREVGADRIVNAVAAYEKYGGPLIIVDFGTAITFCAISKEGEYLGGAIAPGIKISTEALFMRTAKLPKVEIAKPDKVIARNTINSIQAGVVYGYIGMVDYIIEKMIEEMGVSKDKFNIIGTGGFSNLIASESKYIKKIDKMLTLEGLRIVFERNK, via the coding sequence GTGAAATTATTGTTATTAGTCATAGATGTTGGAAACACAAATATAGTATTTGGAGTATTTAAAGACGAAGAACTTCTATATGATTGGAGAATAGCAACTGAGAGAGATAGGACTTCGGATGAATATGGGCTTCTATTTGAACAAATTTTTAGATATCATAAGATAGATCCAGCAGAAGTAGAAAATGTTATTATTTCTTCAGTTGTTCCACCTCTTATGCATACTTTACCAGCGATGAGTGCAAAATATTTCAATATAGATCCTATTGTAGTAGGACCTGGTGTAAAAACTGGTATGAATATTAAATATGATAATCCTAGGGAAGTTGGTGCAGATAGGATAGTAAATGCAGTTGCTGCTTATGAGAAATATGGTGGACCTTTGATAATAGTAGACTTTGGTACAGCTATTACATTTTGCGCTATTTCCAAAGAGGGAGAGTATTTAGGAGGTGCTATTGCACCAGGTATTAAAATCTCAACTGAGGCTTTATTTATGAGAACTGCAAAACTACCAAAGGTTGAAATTGCAAAACCAGATAAAGTTATAGCTAGAAATACAATAAATAGTATACAAGCAGGAGTAGTCTATGGATATATTGGTATGGTTGATTATATTATAGAAAAGATGATTGAAGAAATGGGTGTAAGTAAGGATAAATTTAATATTATAGGAACTGGTGGATTTTCGAATTTAATAGCATCTGAAAGTAAATATATTAAAAAGATAGACAAAATGCTAACCTTGGAAGGTTTAAGAATAGTATTTGAAAGAAATAAGTAA
- the dusB gene encoding tRNA dihydrouridine synthase DusB has product MRIGDIKLNNNVFLAPMAGVTDLAFRILCKEMGAGLVFSEMVSSKGMYYNDKSTEQLLEIDPKERPIAIQIFGSDPQVMASVVESHLNPREDIDIIDINMGCPAPKIVKNGDGSALMKNPKLVRQVLKEVVKVSKKPVTLKIRMGWDHDNINGIDIAKIAEEEGIAAITIHARTKDMLYSGEADWDYIKLVKENLTIPVIGNGDIFEPEDGVEMLQYTKCDGIAIGRGSQGNPWIFKRIVDIMNGKEDSPPGHREVVNMCIRHLNLVCSIKGEKVGVREMRKHAAWYLKGMKKSNEIKNLINTIDSKKDMEQILTEYMNTYTQ; this is encoded by the coding sequence ATGAGAATTGGAGATATAAAACTTAATAATAATGTATTTTTAGCTCCCATGGCTGGAGTTACAGATTTAGCATTTAGAATATTATGTAAAGAAATGGGAGCTGGATTGGTTTTTTCTGAAATGGTTAGTTCTAAAGGAATGTATTATAATGATAAATCAACAGAACAACTATTGGAGATAGACCCCAAGGAAAGACCAATTGCCATTCAAATATTTGGATCTGACCCGCAGGTAATGGCAAGTGTGGTGGAAAGTCATTTGAATCCTAGGGAAGATATAGATATAATAGACATAAATATGGGATGTCCCGCCCCTAAGATAGTTAAAAATGGGGATGGAAGTGCTTTGATGAAAAACCCTAAGTTAGTTAGGCAAGTATTAAAAGAAGTAGTAAAAGTATCTAAAAAGCCAGTTACTCTAAAGATTAGAATGGGTTGGGATCATGATAATATCAATGGAATAGATATAGCTAAGATTGCAGAGGAAGAAGGGATTGCTGCAATTACAATTCACGCTAGAACCAAAGATATGCTTTATTCTGGAGAGGCAGATTGGGATTATATTAAACTGGTAAAAGAGAATCTAACAATTCCCGTTATAGGAAATGGAGATATTTTTGAACCAGAGGATGGAGTAGAAATGCTTCAATATACAAAATGCGATGGAATAGCTATAGGTAGAGGTTCTCAAGGAAATCCATGGATTTTCAAAAGAATAGTTGATATAATGAATGGAAAAGAAGACAGTCCTCCAGGACATAGAGAAGTAGTAAATATGTGTATTCGACATTTAAATCTTGTGTGTTCAATAAAGGGAGAAAAAGTTGGAGTAAGAGAGATGAGAAAACATGCAGCTTGGTATTTAAAAGGGATGAAAAAGTCAAATGAAATCAAAAACTTAATAAACACTATTGACAGTAAAAAAGACATGGAACAAATACTTACTGAATATATGAATACTTATA